Proteins encoded together in one Telopea speciosissima isolate NSW1024214 ecotype Mountain lineage chromosome 4, Tspe_v1, whole genome shotgun sequence window:
- the LOC122658958 gene encoding transcription factor MYB1-like: protein MGRRPCCSKEGLNRGVWTPLEDKILTDYIRIHGEGRWRDLPEKAGLKRCGKSCRLRWLNYLRPDIKRGNISLDEEELIIRLHKLLGNRWSLIAGRLPGRTDNEIKNYWNTSLSKKVKGHETSSGSTQKHSIQFDDKEKLKNKKKKTRTIMESSVIRTKASRCNRVFLSTTTLQPTTNQEVAEHGSSNSNKKAPLLEPENVVIEPSKLFNPMEEEEEDDSSLSLMIDLDCCCEFSDLLNSELGEGSCDGNSDDQSLPSLDQPFLCPETEEEKLLDDWTMSQCIKPDLDFPSFTSILGQVESWLEDC from the exons atgggtaGAAGACCTTGCTGTTCCAAGGAAGGCTTGAACAGAGGAGTTTGGACTCCTCTTGAAGACAAAATCCTTACAGATTACATTAGGATCCATGGAGAGGGGAGATGGAGAGATCTTCCTGAGAAAGCAG GTCTCAAGAGATGTGGAAAGAGCTGTAGGCTTCGCTGGTTAAACTATTTGAGACCAGATATTAAGAGAGGTAACATATCTCTTGACGAAGAAGAACTCATTATCAGACTTCACAAGCTCTTGGGCAACAG GTGGTCACTCATAGCAGGGAGGCTTCCAGGAAGAACAGACAATGAAATCAAGAATTACTGGAACACTAGTTTATCGAAGAAGGTTAAAGGCCACGAAACCTCTTCTGGTTCGACACAAAAGCACTCGATCCAGTTTGATGATAAGGAGAaattgaagaacaagaagaagaagacgaggacAATAATGGAATCAAGTGTGATCCGAACCAAGGCTTCGAGGTGTAACCGGGTTTTTCTCAGTACTACTACTCTACAACCAACCACTAACCAAGAAGTTGCTGAACATGGTAGTAGTAATAGTAATAAAAAAGCCCCATTATTAGAACCAGAAAATGTAGTAATTGAACCCTCCAAGTTATTCAAtccaatggaagaagaagaagaagatgattcaTCACTAAGTCTTATGATAGATCTTGACTGCTGCTGTGAATTCTCTGATCTTCTCAATTCAGAATTGGGTGAGGGAAGCTGTGATGGTAACAGTGATGATCAATCATTGCCTTCTTTGGATCAACCATTCCTGTGTCCTGAAACAGAGGAGGAAAAGCTGCTGGATGACTGGACCATGAGCCAATGTATTAAACCGGATTTGGATTTCCCATCTTTTACTTCTATCCTGGGTCAAGTAGAGAGTTGGTTAGAAGATTGTTAA